In Vidua macroura isolate BioBank_ID:100142 chromosome 9, ASM2450914v1, whole genome shotgun sequence, the genomic window CCTTTGTGCAGTCTGGAGTGATCTTTAGTGACTCCTTTCTTGGATatctctcctgctgccctctccaGTGAGTGGAAAAGTCAGATCCTCTGGCTGGAATTAACCACCTCCATTCAGATACTTGCTTGATTTAAATGTGCACTTCAGGAGAAATATGGACGttccattctttttcctttggctcTCATGAAGTGAGTGAATGGTCCCAGCCATGcctttcatttgctttcctcCCTGAAGATCTGTGTCTGGAGAAAGGCACCCTTCACCCTTTTTCACCTGCTCTCTGTCCTCCAGCCAGCACCAATATTCCCATTATCCTCATTTGGCAGAGTGGAGACTGAGGCAGTTAGCTGAAACAGCACTGGTCCATGTCAAATCAGGACTGGACCCACAATTCCCTGCCTGAGAGTGGAAGAAGAGCCACAAATatctgcaggaaaaataaagcacaaacaaaaccacacacaggCAGAAGAAGGGGAATAAGCAATGGTGGGAGATAACCTGGATGGTGAATTTAAAACCACTAGCAAATGCTTAAAGGAAAGGGCTGAAGACTCTTCTCCAAAAGGTTGGGTGACTTTTTAGCTCAAAAAAGGAAGGTAGGAGGATGATAGGACATGGTCAAGCTCACTTGCTTACCTCTGTGGAAAAAACCTTTCATTGTGCTGTGCTCTTGGAAATACTTTCACACAAGTTGTAAAGTTGAAGACTTCAAGTTTTACTCCACCGGGACATATGAAGGGATCTGCCACTGCATTCATGGTACTTTTCCATCTGTGTCCCCAGGACATGGACACATGGCTATACCTAAAGCTGTGAGCTGGTTATAAAAGTTTCCCCTGGCTTGTCCAGCCCACCCTTAAGCAGTGgctttcttctctgctctgggccagggGCTCCTTGGGCAGGCATTTGGCTTCGAGGTGACTCTCAGGAGCAATGGGTGAGCACAGTGTGGAAGCTCACAGGTTTTTGGTGCTGCTCAAACAGccagcagcccctcagccctggTAGCGGCACACTGTGAGGATGAGAGGCTGCAGTTCTGCCCAGCCAACTTGCTCTGGAGAGCTGAAAAGGTTTTCCTGAAACCCAGCAGGGAATTCTGAGAGAGGTGTCTTCCTTCAGCTTCATACCCTCTGCAGTGATAGACCCTTATTTTCCCTGTCCATCTCCAAAGTGCCGTCCCTGTCCCACATCCATCGCTCACACTCTGggcagccctgagctctgtggaCCATTCCCCTTTCtcctgggaaaaagaaaaaaccttttccCATGATTTTCTTACCTAGGAGGTCTCACCAAGATGCAAAGTAACTAAACCGACGGGCTTGGTTCCGGAGAGCCTCTGGCTCTTGCCGGCGCTGAGCTGGGGCTACCTCTTAGCGCTTTTCACAGGAGAAAGAGACAACGAAATCCAAGCGCAGGAGGGGTTGCGAAGGGAGGTTACCTGCTCTactgctgggggctggcagcGGCACCAAAGTCGCCCCGGGCTGGCCGTCGAGACTcgttttgtttggtttttctcccGGGAGGAAGCACCAGTTCCGAGCACAGTGAAGCGCCGCGGAGAAGGGCCGGGAGGAGAGGCGGCGGTAGCGCtggccccgggacccccgggggaGGGACCGCTCGGGGGCATGGCTATGGAAGGaaccccaggagaggctgggggaTTTAGTCCTGGGAGTCGGGACCCCTCCCCGGGGGCCTCCTCCTCCCGCCGGGGGAGaggggccgggcgggccggCACCGCACGCCCCTCCGGGGGGGCGACGGCCCTATATATTGCCAAGCGGCTCGGGACCGACCTCCCCATCGCAGGGAGCTGCCGCCGAGCCtgtccccctccccttcccctccctctccccttcccctcccctcggGGGGGCTCTTtctcccgccgctcccccccATCCtccgaggaggaggaaggcgAGGGCCGTATATGAACGCGGCCGGCTTCCCCTGCCTGCGAGGCATGTGCACGCTGCCGGCGCCcagccccgcggccgcggccAGCCCCGGCTCTCCCGGGCCGCCGCGGGGGTCTCCGCAGGCGCCGCCGGTGAAGCCGGAGCCGCGGGGCGCTGGGagcagcccggccccgccgccgccgcccgaggagccgccgccccccgccgggGGCCGCCGGAGGAAGCGGCCGGTGCAGCGGGGCAAGCCCCCGTACTCCTACATCGCCCTCATCGCCATGGCCATCGCCAACGCCGCCGAGAGGAAGCTCACCTTGGGGGGCATCTACAAGTTCATCACCGAGCGTTTCCCCTTCTACCGGGAGAACCCAAAGAAGTGGCAGAACAGCATCCGCCACAACCTCACCCTCAACGACTGCTTCGTCAAGATCCCCCGGGAGCCCGGGCATCCCGGCAAGGGCAACTACTGGACACTGGATCCGGCTGCAGAGGACATGTTTGACAACGGGAGCTTCCTGCGCCGGAGGAAGCGCTTCAAGCGCACCGACATCACCACCTACCCCGGCTACATGCAGAACTCCAGCGCCTTCAcgcccccgcccgccggccGCCCCACGGCACCCACAGCGCCCTACCCCAATGCCCTGTGCTCGCCTGGCTACGGCCCCCAGCTCTCCGGCAGCGTCTTCCACCCCTATGCAGCCGGGGCAGCACCGCCGGCACAGCATCCCAGGATGTTCAGCATCGACAGCCTCATCAGCGGGCAGCAGGCCCTGCAACCCTCACCGCCCTCCGAGCTGGGCCACCCATCGCTGGGCTTGCCCGGAGCCgagctggctcctgcctgctctgccgGCAGCTCCGAGCCCCCCTGCTTCCAGGCACAGCCTGTCAGCCCCGGCTTGCTGGGCCGGGCCGGCCCCAACTCCCTGGCGTACCCCTATGCCGCCTCGCCCCCACACCTGCCCGTGGCTCAGGGCAGCTACTCGCCCAGCAGCCCGCAGCTCTACGGGGCTCCCAACAGACTGGCCCTGCCGGCCATGCGGGCCCCGGCCTGCGCCGAGCACGGcgagcagctcctggggctctcCGCCTCGCCCCTCGGCCAGTTCGGCTCCAGCAACACCTACATGAGGCAGCCCAACTTCCCCGCCGGCCTGGAGCGGTACATGTGATGCGGctg contains:
- the FOXE3 gene encoding forkhead box protein E3, with the protein product MNAAGFPCLRGMCTLPAPSPAAAASPGSPGPPRGSPQAPPVKPEPRGAGSSPAPPPPPEEPPPPAGGRRRKRPVQRGKPPYSYIALIAMAIANAAERKLTLGGIYKFITERFPFYRENPKKWQNSIRHNLTLNDCFVKIPREPGHPGKGNYWTLDPAAEDMFDNGSFLRRRKRFKRTDITTYPGYMQNSSAFTPPPAGRPTAPTAPYPNALCSPGYGPQLSGSVFHPYAAGAAPPAQHPRMFSIDSLISGQQALQPSPPSELGHPSLGLPGAELAPACSAGSSEPPCFQAQPVSPGLLGRAGPNSLAYPYAASPPHLPVAQGSYSPSSPQLYGAPNRLALPAMRAPACAEHGEQLLGLSASPLGQFGSSNTYMRQPNFPAGLERYM